In one Deinococcus planocerae genomic region, the following are encoded:
- a CDS encoding bacteriorhodopsin, with protein MDPTLEVSLHWFYVACMAAGVLYFWFLSRDPRGVPRYEYLTALMIALVSGTVYLSVALGYGKTVIGGTEVYYARYFDWVITTPLLLLALAWTAMHRAPRKDKTLIAALMGTDAFMILTGLVADLTTGPARYVYYSLGVVAFLVILAMIWGPLRRIAQEGGADLAGVFRRVAGLLTVLWILYPTFWILGPSGINAIGQTASTMGFIFTPILSKVVWSIVDLHSLRALKAREEFTRAVPAPGD; from the coding sequence GTGGACCCCACGCTTGAGGTCTCGCTGCACTGGTTTTACGTGGCGTGCATGGCCGCCGGGGTGCTCTATTTCTGGTTCTTGAGCCGCGACCCCAGGGGCGTGCCCCGGTACGAGTACCTCACCGCGCTGATGATCGCCCTCGTCTCCGGGACCGTCTACCTGTCGGTGGCGCTGGGCTACGGCAAGACGGTGATCGGCGGCACCGAGGTGTACTACGCCCGCTACTTCGACTGGGTGATCACCACGCCGCTGCTGCTGCTCGCCCTCGCCTGGACGGCGATGCACCGGGCACCCAGGAAAGACAAGACCCTGATCGCCGCGCTGATGGGTACCGACGCCTTCATGATCCTGACGGGCCTGGTCGCCGACCTCACGACGGGACCGGCGCGCTACGTCTACTACAGCCTGGGGGTCGTGGCGTTCCTCGTGATCCTGGCGATGATCTGGGGGCCGCTGCGCCGCATCGCGCAGGAGGGCGGCGCCGACCTCGCGGGGGTCTTCCGCCGGGTGGCCGGGCTGCTGACCGTGCTGTGGATCCTGTACCCGACCTTCTGGATTCTGGGACCCTCGGGCATCAATGCGATCGGCCAGACGGCCTCCACGATGGGCTTCATCTTTACGCCGATCCTTTCCAAGGTCGTGTGGAGCATCGTGGACCTCCACAGCCTGCGCGCCCTGAAAGCCCGCGAGGAGTTCACGCGGGCGGTGCCTGCCCCCGGCGACTGA
- a CDS encoding phospholipase D-like domain-containing protein yields the protein MTDRLRDAAARGVQVILVRARVHEVFGLVAFHNALRHRTLEHIRGGGPASVHTIHLRQASRQSVINLHSKLMIVDACLAIIGSANVSCRSKGTASELALSVVDGERVVGRMGGKPVELPLRLIHDSTSYNGDLRWVHPSLPVAQMQTGFHENGSCPRKTLNSNHV from the coding sequence CTGACGGACCGTCTGCGTGACGCGGCGGCGCGGGGCGTGCAGGTCATCCTGGTGAGGGCGCGGGTGCATGAGGTGTTCGGCCTGGTGGCCTTTCACAACGCTCTGAGACACCGGACCCTGGAGCACATTCGTGGGGGCGGTCCCGCCAGTGTCCACACCATCCATCTGCGGCAGGCGTCCCGGCAATCCGTCATTAACCTGCACTCGAAGCTGATGATCGTGGACGCCTGCCTGGCAATCATCGGCTCGGCCAACGTGAGTTGTCGCAGTAAGGGCACGGCCTCCGAACTGGCCCTGTCGGTCGTGGACGGTGAACGGGTGGTTGGGCGAATGGGCGGGAAGCCGGTGGAGCTTCCCCTTCGACTGATCCACGACAGCACGTCTTACAACGGAGACCTCCGCTGGGTTCATCCCAGTCTGCCGGTTGCACAGATGCAAACGGGCTTCCATGAAAATGGCTCATGTCCGCGGAAGACACTCAATTCGAACCACGTTTGA